A DNA window from Pseudomonas tohonis contains the following coding sequences:
- a CDS encoding amidohydrolase encodes MTDADNFSSTHSATGHFADLILDNGRICTQDPAQPWAEAVAIRAGRLLAVGDRAAVQAFRGPATRVHDLGGAFCMPGLHDMHTHPDLALAPRYSDDLDVGIEDPTPAQLEAAIRAYADAHPGEGWIHGQYWVRYTFREAGLVPGRAWLDAVMPDRPVALLDRMWGTMMVNSKALQLAGIDRHTPDPRNGYLERDPLTGEPTGLMIDGAYAMIHAAMPPTPVAVLRRAYRDGVHFQSSRGVTASKYVHVCEHRLQALKALDDAGELTVRIEAAISWQDDIFPVRRRWELLSGERHYYRSARLSANAVKFHFDGTVEPRSSYLLTPWPNEADWRGKLNLTPEHITDMLVDMDRRGIRVIAHCTGDGASDVFLDAVAEARRRNGFSGVRHQCAHSTLLHPGNLKRFQELQVIAEFSPAAWYPTPFASGARSGYGQERLKRIYDFKGVLEAGGTAVFGTDWPVASIDPWLALETMVTRQNPWNDDPACFGEPITLEQALRVATRNGAIAMGLEAVTGSLEVGKAADLIVLDRDLFAQPARDYIHRTQVLLTFVEGQLVYDRQGALAGLGLEAVWKGEPPVIEAQG; translated from the coding sequence ATGACTGACGCCGACAATTTCTCCTCGACCCATTCGGCCACGGGCCATTTCGCCGACCTGATCCTCGACAACGGCCGCATCTGCACCCAGGACCCGGCACAGCCCTGGGCCGAGGCGGTGGCGATCCGCGCAGGCCGCCTGCTGGCCGTGGGCGACCGTGCCGCCGTGCAGGCCTTCAGGGGCCCGGCCACCCGCGTGCATGACCTGGGCGGGGCCTTCTGCATGCCCGGGCTGCACGACATGCACACCCACCCGGACCTGGCGCTGGCGCCGCGCTACAGCGATGACCTCGATGTCGGCATCGAGGACCCGACGCCCGCGCAACTGGAGGCGGCGATCCGCGCCTATGCCGATGCCCACCCCGGCGAGGGCTGGATCCACGGCCAGTACTGGGTGCGCTACACCTTCCGCGAGGCGGGCCTGGTGCCCGGCCGCGCCTGGCTCGATGCGGTGATGCCGGACCGCCCGGTGGCCCTGCTCGATCGCATGTGGGGCACCATGATGGTCAACTCGAAGGCGCTGCAGCTGGCCGGCATCGACCGACACACCCCCGACCCGCGCAACGGCTACCTGGAGCGCGACCCGCTTACCGGCGAGCCCACCGGGCTGATGATCGACGGCGCCTACGCGATGATCCACGCCGCCATGCCGCCGACCCCGGTGGCGGTGCTGCGCCGCGCCTACCGCGACGGCGTGCACTTCCAGAGTTCGCGCGGGGTCACGGCGAGCAAGTACGTGCACGTCTGCGAGCACCGCCTGCAGGCGCTGAAGGCGCTGGACGACGCCGGTGAGCTGACGGTACGCATCGAGGCGGCGATCAGCTGGCAGGACGATATCTTCCCGGTGCGCCGGCGTTGGGAGCTGCTCAGCGGCGAGCGCCACTACTACCGCAGCGCCCGCCTGAGCGCCAATGCGGTGAAGTTCCACTTCGACGGCACGGTGGAGCCGCGTTCGTCCTACCTGCTCACGCCCTGGCCTAACGAGGCGGACTGGCGCGGCAAGCTCAACCTCACCCCGGAACACATCACCGACATGCTGGTGGACATGGACCGCCGGGGCATCCGCGTGATCGCCCACTGCACCGGCGATGGCGCGTCCGACGTGTTCCTCGATGCGGTGGCCGAGGCGCGGCGGCGCAACGGCTTCAGCGGCGTTCGCCACCAGTGCGCCCACAGCACGCTGCTGCACCCGGGCAACCTCAAGCGCTTCCAGGAGCTGCAGGTGATCGCCGAGTTCTCCCCGGCCGCCTGGTACCCGACTCCTTTCGCCAGCGGCGCGCGTTCGGGCTACGGCCAGGAGCGGCTCAAGCGCATCTACGACTTCAAGGGCGTGCTGGAGGCCGGCGGCACGGCGGTGTTCGGCACCGACTGGCCGGTGGCGTCGATCGACCCCTGGCTGGCGCTGGAGACCATGGTCACCCGGCAGAACCCTTGGAACGACGACCCGGCCTGCTTCGGCGAGCCGATCACCCTGGAGCAGGCGCTGCGCGTGGCCACGCGCAATGGCGCCATCGCCATGGGCCTGGAGGCCGTTACCGGCAGCCTGGAGGTGGGCAAGGCGGCGGACCTGATCGTGCTCGACCGCGACCTGTTCGCCCAGCCGGCGCGTGACTACATCCACCGCACCCAGGTGTTGCTGACCTTCGTCGAGGGCCAGCTGGTCTACGACCGCCAGGGCGCGCTGGCCGGGCTCGGCCTGGAGGCGGTCTGGAAGGGCGAGCCACCGGTGATCGAGGCGCAGGGGTAG
- a CDS encoding CobW family GTP-binding protein, with translation MDERIAVTVVAGFLGAGKTTLLNRMVRRAGDSRLAVIVNDFGALNIDAALVAEVTDAVYSLQNGCICCTVQEDLLAQLASLAQLSPRLERIVIECSGVSDPQRIVQTLGYPQLRGLLRLDLVITLVDATRHLALEGEYARLARAQVSAADVLLLNKSDLVGADELARLREALPGRALLHVGVQADLPDSLWLDAEPPSRVPGVLKPVATADHGQLFESWVWEGEGVFDAGRLRAWLAGLPDALFRLKGWVRLEAAGGALWLQQVGRRSQFGPVSGPVGDGMRLVFIARRGFAGRQALEGGLRACLR, from the coding sequence ATGGACGAGCGCATCGCGGTCACGGTGGTGGCGGGCTTCCTCGGGGCCGGCAAGACCACCTTGCTCAATCGCATGGTCCGGCGCGCGGGGGACAGCCGGCTGGCGGTGATCGTCAACGATTTCGGCGCGCTGAACATCGATGCGGCGCTGGTGGCCGAGGTCACCGACGCGGTGTACAGCCTGCAGAACGGCTGCATCTGCTGCACGGTGCAGGAAGACCTGCTGGCGCAGCTGGCCAGCCTGGCGCAGCTCTCGCCGCGCCTGGAGCGCATCGTCATCGAGTGCAGCGGCGTCTCCGACCCGCAGCGCATCGTGCAGACCCTGGGTTATCCACAGCTGCGTGGCCTGTTGCGGCTGGACCTGGTGATCACCCTGGTGGACGCCACCCGCCACCTGGCGCTGGAGGGCGAGTACGCACGGCTGGCCCGCGCCCAGGTTTCGGCGGCCGATGTGCTGCTGCTGAACAAGAGCGACCTGGTGGGCGCGGACGAGCTGGCGCGCCTGCGCGAGGCGTTGCCGGGGCGTGCGCTGCTGCATGTCGGGGTGCAGGCCGACCTGCCGGATTCGCTGTGGCTGGATGCGGAGCCGCCATCCCGGGTGCCCGGAGTGCTGAAGCCGGTGGCGACGGCGGACCACGGGCAGCTGTTCGAGTCCTGGGTCTGGGAAGGCGAGGGGGTCTTCGATGCCGGGCGCCTGCGGGCCTGGCTGGCGGGCCTGCCGGATGCGCTGTTCCGCCTCAAGGGCTGGGTGCGCCTGGAGGCGGCCGGCGGGGCGCTCTGGTTGCAGCAGGTGGGACGGCGCAGCCAGTTCGGCCCGGTGAGCGGGCCGGTGGGCGATGGCATGCGCCTGGTGTTCATCGCCCGGCGTGGGTTCGCCGGGCGGCAGGCGCTGGAGGGCGGGTTGCGCGCTTGCCTGCGCTGA
- a CDS encoding polyamine ABC transporter substrate-binding protein gives MPRFLAPLLLALLPTLASAEDTIRVYNWNDYIAPQVLKDFEQQTGIRVDYHTFASAEELQKAMESGEAIDIVVPSHNNLPELIKAGRLQPLDFSRLPNRKHLDKQLLSKLAAVDPNNQHAVPYLWGAVGLAVNTPQAEKAYGGPLPSSWSVLFEPEQSKRLASCGMSVLDAPDEALSILMTYQGRTLARTAPSRLKRSAELLGGLRPNLRYIDSERYIEDLNKGRLCVAMAWVGDALSAAAAGQPVRFVVPDEGSVLFIDNLAIPSSANRADLAHRFIDFMMQPKVAAQITSETLYPNGNADAREFLAADLRDQPGLYPDKETKRRLFALESLPDKLGATRDQVWAEFRDGH, from the coding sequence ATGCCCCGCTTCCTCGCACCGCTGCTCCTCGCGTTGTTGCCGACCCTGGCCAGCGCCGAAGACACCATCCGCGTCTACAACTGGAACGACTACATCGCCCCCCAGGTGCTCAAGGACTTCGAGCAGCAGACCGGCATCCGCGTGGACTACCACACCTTCGCCAGCGCCGAGGAACTGCAGAAGGCCATGGAGAGCGGCGAGGCCATCGACATCGTGGTGCCCTCCCACAACAACCTTCCCGAACTGATCAAGGCCGGCCGCCTGCAGCCCCTGGACTTCAGCCGCCTGCCCAACCGCAAGCACCTGGACAAGCAGTTGCTCAGCAAGCTCGCCGCCGTCGATCCCAACAACCAGCACGCCGTGCCCTACCTCTGGGGCGCCGTCGGCCTCGCGGTGAACACGCCCCAGGCCGAGAAGGCCTACGGTGGCCCGCTGCCCTCCAGCTGGAGCGTCCTCTTCGAGCCCGAGCAGAGCAAGCGCCTGGCCAGCTGCGGCATGAGCGTGCTCGACGCTCCGGACGAAGCCCTGTCGATCCTCATGACCTACCAGGGCCGCACCCTCGCCCGCACCGCGCCCAGCCGGCTCAAGCGCTCCGCCGAGCTGCTCGGCGGCCTGCGCCCGAACCTGCGCTACATCGACAGCGAGCGCTACATCGAAGACCTCAACAAGGGCCGGCTGTGCGTCGCCATGGCCTGGGTCGGCGACGCCCTCAGCGCCGCGGCCGCCGGCCAGCCGGTGCGTTTCGTGGTGCCCGACGAGGGCTCGGTGCTGTTCATCGACAACCTCGCCATCCCCAGCAGCGCCAACCGCGCCGACCTCGCCCACCGCTTCATCGACTTCATGATGCAGCCCAAGGTCGCCGCGCAGATCACCAGCGAAACCCTCTACCCCAACGGCAACGCCGACGCCCGCGAATTCCTCGCCGCCGACCTGCGCGACCAGCCGGGCCTCTACCCCGACAAGGAAACCAAGCGCCGCCTGTTCGCCCTGGAATCCCTGCCGGACAAGCTCGGCGCCACCCGCGACCAGGTCTGGGCCGAATTCCGCGACGGGCACTGA
- a CDS encoding glutamine synthetase family protein has protein sequence MSVPPRAVQLQEANEFLKEHPEVQFVDLLIADMNGVVRGKRIERASLHKVYEKGINLPASLFALDINGSTVESTGLGLDIGDADRICYPIPGTLCDEPWQKRPTAQLLMTMHEMEGEPFFADPREVLRQVVAKFDDLGLTICAAFELEFYLIDQENVNGRPQPPRSPISGKRPQSTQVYLIDDLDEYADCLQDILEGAKVQGIPADAIVKESAPAQFEVNLHHVADPIKACDYAVLLKRLVKNIAYDHEMDTTFMAKPYPGQAGNGLHVHISLLDKHGKNIFASEDPEQNAALRHALGGVLETLPASMAFLCPNVNSYRRFGAQFYVPNAPSWGLDNRTVALRVPTGSADAVRIEHRVAGADANPYLMMASILAGVHHGLTNQIEPGAPIEGNSYEQLEQSLPNNLRDALRELDDSEILAKYISPDYIDIFVACKESELEEFEHSISDLEYNWYLHTV, from the coding sequence ATGTCGGTACCCCCGCGTGCCGTTCAGCTTCAAGAAGCGAACGAGTTCCTTAAGGAACATCCTGAGGTCCAGTTCGTCGACCTCCTGATCGCAGATATGAATGGAGTAGTCCGAGGCAAGCGAATCGAACGCGCCAGCCTCCACAAAGTTTACGAAAAAGGCATCAACCTCCCCGCTTCCTTATTCGCCCTCGATATCAACGGCTCCACCGTTGAAAGCACCGGCCTCGGCCTGGACATCGGCGACGCCGATCGTATCTGCTACCCGATCCCCGGCACCCTGTGCGACGAGCCCTGGCAGAAGCGCCCCACCGCGCAACTGCTGATGACCATGCACGAGATGGAAGGCGAGCCCTTCTTCGCCGACCCGCGTGAAGTGCTGCGCCAGGTCGTCGCGAAGTTCGACGACCTCGGCCTGACCATCTGCGCCGCGTTCGAGCTCGAGTTCTACCTGATCGACCAGGAGAACGTGAACGGCCGTCCGCAGCCGCCGCGCTCCCCGATCTCCGGCAAGCGTCCGCAGTCCACCCAGGTCTACCTGATCGACGATCTCGACGAGTACGCCGACTGCCTGCAGGACATCCTCGAAGGCGCCAAGGTCCAGGGCATCCCGGCCGACGCCATCGTCAAGGAAAGCGCCCCGGCCCAGTTCGAGGTCAACCTCCACCACGTGGCGGACCCGATCAAGGCCTGCGACTACGCCGTGCTGCTCAAGCGCCTGGTGAAGAACATCGCGTACGACCACGAGATGGACACCACCTTCATGGCCAAGCCCTACCCGGGCCAGGCCGGCAACGGTCTGCACGTCCATATCTCGCTGCTGGACAAGCATGGCAAGAACATCTTCGCCAGCGAGGATCCCGAGCAGAACGCCGCATTGCGCCATGCGCTCGGCGGTGTGCTCGAGACCCTGCCCGCCTCCATGGCCTTCCTCTGCCCGAACGTGAACTCCTACCGTCGCTTCGGTGCGCAGTTCTACGTGCCGAACGCACCGAGCTGGGGCCTGGACAACCGTACCGTCGCCCTGCGTGTGCCCACCGGCAGCGCGGATGCGGTGCGCATCGAACACCGCGTCGCCGGTGCCGATGCCAACCCGTACCTGATGATGGCGTCGATCCTGGCGGGCGTGCACCACGGCCTGACCAACCAGATCGAGCCCGGCGCCCCCATCGAAGGCAACTCGTACGAGCAGCTGGAGCAGAGCCTGCCGAACAACCTGCGTGATGCACTGCGCGAGCTGGACGACAGCGAGATCCTGGCCAAGTACATCAGCCCGGACTACATCGACATCTTCGTCGCGTGCAAGGAAAGCGAGCTGGAGGAGTTCGAACACTCCATCTCCGACCTCGAGTACAACTGGTACCTGCATACCGTGTAA
- a CDS encoding gamma-glutamyl-gamma-aminobutyrate hydrolase family protein → MSRLPFIGVTACTKQIGLHPYHIAGDKYLRAVALGAGGVPLIIPALGELIETTSLLASLDGLLFTGSPSNVEPHHYSGPASEPGILHDPQRDGTTLSLMRAAVAAGVPVLGICRGFQEMNVAFGGTLHQKVHEVEGLMDHREPADEPLEVQYAPRHPVHVQPGGILAGIGLPAEILVNSIHGQGVERLAPGLHVEALAPDGLVESCSVVGAASFALGVQWHPEWQVRSNPDYLAIFQAFGEACRKRAGQR, encoded by the coding sequence ATGTCTCGCCTGCCGTTCATCGGCGTAACCGCTTGTACCAAGCAGATCGGTCTGCATCCTTACCATATAGCGGGTGACAAGTATCTTCGTGCGGTGGCCCTTGGCGCCGGCGGTGTTCCTCTGATTATTCCCGCTCTCGGCGAGCTCATCGAGACGACTTCCCTTCTGGCCAGTCTAGACGGCCTGCTGTTCACCGGTTCGCCTTCCAACGTCGAACCCCATCATTATTCCGGCCCGGCCAGCGAGCCCGGCATCCTCCACGATCCGCAGCGCGATGGCACCACGCTTTCGCTGATGCGTGCCGCCGTGGCCGCGGGTGTGCCCGTGCTCGGCATCTGCCGCGGCTTCCAGGAGATGAATGTGGCCTTCGGCGGCACGCTGCACCAGAAGGTGCACGAGGTCGAAGGCCTCATGGACCATCGCGAGCCGGCCGACGAGCCGCTCGAGGTGCAGTACGCACCCCGCCACCCCGTGCATGTGCAGCCGGGTGGCATCCTCGCCGGTATCGGCTTGCCGGCGGAGATCCTCGTCAATTCCATTCATGGCCAGGGCGTTGAACGTCTGGCGCCGGGCCTTCACGTAGAAGCGCTGGCGCCTGACGGGTTGGTCGAATCCTGCTCGGTCGTCGGCGCTGCGAGTTTCGCGCTCGGAGTACAGTGGCACCCCGAATGGCAGGTTCGTTCGAACCCCGATTATCTCGCCATCTTCCAGGCCTTTGGTGAGGCTTGCAGGAAGAGGGCGGGGCAACGCTGA
- a CDS encoding glutamine synthetase family protein, whose product MTTKLDQLTSWLKERKITEVECLISDLTGIARGKISPTNKFLDEKGMRLPESVLLQTVTGDYVEDDVYYELLDPADIDMVCRPDENAVFLVPWALEPTAMVIHDTFDKMGNPIELSPRNILKKVLKLYADKGWRPIVAPEMEFYLTKRSDDPDYPLQAPIGRSGRPETGRQSFSIDAANEFDPLFEDMYDWCEAQDLDLDTLIHEEGPAQMEINFRHGEALSLADQITVFKRTMREAALKHNVAATFMAKPITDQPGSAMHLHQSVVDIKTGKNIFSNEDGSMSELFLHHIGGLQKFIPELLPLFAPNVNSFRRFLPDTSAPVNVEWGEENRTVGLRVPDATPQNRRVENRLAGADANPYLAIAASLLCGYIGMVEQIKPSAQVKGRGYERRNLRLPLTLEDALERLENCKPLEKYLSTKFISAYVAVKRAEHENFKRVISSWEREFLLLSV is encoded by the coding sequence ATGACTACCAAGTTGGACCAGCTCACAAGCTGGTTGAAAGAACGCAAAATCACCGAAGTTGAATGCTTGATCAGCGACCTTACAGGCATTGCCCGGGGCAAGATCTCGCCGACCAACAAGTTCCTCGACGAGAAGGGCATGCGCCTCCCCGAGAGCGTGCTGCTGCAGACCGTCACCGGCGACTATGTCGAGGACGACGTTTATTACGAGCTGCTCGACCCTGCCGACATCGACATGGTCTGCCGCCCGGACGAGAACGCCGTGTTCCTCGTGCCCTGGGCGCTGGAACCCACCGCGATGGTGATCCACGACACCTTCGACAAGATGGGCAACCCCATCGAGCTGTCGCCGCGCAACATCCTCAAGAAAGTGCTCAAGCTCTACGCCGACAAGGGCTGGCGTCCGATCGTCGCGCCGGAGATGGAGTTCTACCTGACCAAGCGCAGCGACGACCCGGACTACCCGCTGCAGGCCCCGATCGGCCGCTCCGGTCGCCCTGAGACCGGCCGCCAGTCCTTCTCCATCGACGCGGCGAACGAATTCGACCCGCTGTTCGAGGACATGTACGACTGGTGCGAGGCGCAGGACCTGGACCTGGACACCCTCATCCACGAGGAAGGCCCGGCGCAGATGGAAATCAACTTCCGTCACGGCGAAGCCCTGTCCCTGGCCGACCAGATCACCGTGTTCAAGCGCACCATGCGCGAGGCCGCGCTGAAACATAACGTCGCCGCCACCTTCATGGCCAAGCCGATCACCGACCAGCCGGGCAGTGCCATGCACCTGCACCAGAGCGTGGTGGACATCAAGACCGGCAAGAACATCTTCTCCAACGAAGATGGCTCCATGAGCGAGTTGTTCCTCCACCACATCGGCGGCCTGCAGAAGTTCATCCCCGAGCTGCTGCCGCTGTTCGCGCCGAATGTGAACTCCTTCCGCCGTTTCCTGCCCGATACCTCGGCGCCGGTGAACGTGGAGTGGGGCGAGGAGAACCGCACCGTGGGCCTGCGCGTCCCGGATGCCACCCCGCAGAACCGCCGCGTGGAGAACCGCCTGGCCGGTGCCGACGCCAACCCCTACCTGGCCATCGCCGCCAGCCTGCTGTGCGGCTACATCGGCATGGTCGAGCAGATCAAGCCGAGCGCGCAGGTCAAGGGCCGTGGCTACGAGCGCCGCAACCTGCGCCTGCCGCTGACCCTCGAGGACGCCCTCGAGCGCCTGGAGAACTGCAAGCCCCTGGAGAAGTACCTGAGCACCAAGTTCATCAGTGCCTACGTCGCGGTGAAACGCGCCGAGCACGAGAACTTCAAGCGCGTCATCAGCTCCTGGGAGCGTGAGTTCCTGCTGCTTTCCGTCTGA
- a CDS encoding aspartate aminotransferase family protein produces MKSQVTNPQTLEWQALSRDHHLPPFTDYQALNAKGARIITKADGVYIWDSEGNKILDAMAGLWCVNVGYGREELVQAATRQMRELPFYNLFFQTAHPPVIELAKAISELAPEGMNHVFFTGSGSEANDTVLRMVRHYWATKGQPKKKVVIGRWNGYHGSTVAGVSLGGMKALHEQGDLPIPGIVHIAQPYWYGEGGDMAPEEFGVWAAEQLEKKILEVGEENVAAFIAEPIQGAGGVIVPPETYWPKIREILARYDILFIADEVICGFGRTGEWFGSQYYGNAPDLMPIAKGLTSGYIPMGGVIVRDEVVEVLNQGGEFYHGFTYSGHPVAAAVALENIRILREEKIVEKVKAETAPYLQQRWQELADHPLVGEARGVGMVGALELVKNKKTRERFTDLGVGMQCREHCFRNGLIMRAVGDTMIVSPPLVISKDEIDELVTKARKCLDLTASAVLG; encoded by the coding sequence ATGAAGAGCCAAGTGACCAACCCCCAGACCCTTGAGTGGCAGGCACTCAGTCGCGACCACCACCTGCCGCCGTTCACCGACTACCAGGCGTTGAATGCCAAGGGCGCGCGGATCATCACCAAAGCCGACGGCGTCTACATCTGGGACAGCGAGGGCAACAAGATCCTCGACGCCATGGCCGGCCTGTGGTGCGTCAACGTCGGCTACGGCCGCGAGGAACTGGTGCAGGCGGCCACCCGCCAGATGCGCGAGCTGCCCTTCTACAACCTGTTCTTCCAGACCGCCCACCCGCCCGTCATCGAACTGGCCAAGGCCATCTCCGAGCTGGCGCCCGAGGGCATGAACCACGTGTTCTTCACCGGCTCCGGCTCCGAAGCCAACGACACCGTGCTGCGCATGGTCCGCCACTACTGGGCGACCAAGGGCCAGCCGAAGAAGAAAGTGGTCATCGGCCGCTGGAACGGCTACCACGGCTCCACCGTCGCCGGCGTCAGCCTCGGCGGCATGAAGGCGCTGCACGAGCAGGGCGACCTGCCGATCCCGGGCATCGTCCACATCGCCCAGCCCTACTGGTACGGCGAGGGTGGCGACATGGCCCCCGAGGAGTTCGGCGTCTGGGCTGCCGAGCAGCTGGAGAAGAAGATCCTCGAAGTCGGCGAGGAGAACGTCGCCGCCTTCATCGCCGAGCCCATCCAGGGCGCGGGCGGCGTGATCGTCCCGCCGGAAACCTACTGGCCGAAGATCCGCGAGATCCTCGCCCGCTACGACATCCTGTTCATCGCCGACGAAGTCATCTGCGGCTTCGGCCGCACCGGCGAGTGGTTCGGCAGCCAGTACTACGGCAACGCCCCGGACCTGATGCCCATCGCCAAGGGCCTGACCTCCGGCTACATCCCCATGGGCGGCGTGATCGTCCGTGACGAGGTGGTCGAGGTGCTCAACCAGGGCGGCGAGTTCTACCACGGCTTCACCTACTCCGGTCACCCGGTCGCCGCCGCGGTGGCGCTGGAGAACATCCGCATCCTGCGCGAAGAGAAGATCGTCGAGAAGGTGAAGGCGGAAACGGCACCGTATTTGCAGCAGCGTTGGCAGGAGCTGGCTGACCATCCCCTGGTCGGCGAAGCGCGCGGGGTCGGCATGGTCGGCGCCCTGGAACTGGTCAAGAACAAGAAGACCCGTGAGCGTTTCACCGATCTGGGCGTGGGCATGCAGTGCCGCGAGCACTGCTTCCGCAATGGCCTGATCATGCGTGCGGTAGGCGACACTATGATTGTTTCGCCGCCGCTGGTGATCAGCAAGGACGAGATCGACGAACTGGTGACCAAGGCCCGCAAGTGCCTCGATCTCACCGCGAGTGCGGTTCTGGGTTGA
- a CDS encoding polyamine ABC transporter substrate-binding protein produces MFKTFGKTLLAMTLAGAVAGVAQAEDKVLHVYNWSDYIAPDTVEKFTKETGIKVVYDVFDSNETLEAKLLAGKSGYDIVVPSNNFLAKQIKAKVYQPLDKSKLPNWKNLDPNLLKTVEVSDPGNQYAFPYMWGSIGIGYNVDKVKAVLGDKAPVDSWDLLFKPENIEKLKSCGVSFLDSPTEILPIALHYLGYSPTSQDPKQLKEAEALFLKIRPHVTYFHSSKYISDLANGNLCVAVGYSGDVYQAKSRADEAKAGVKVAYNIPKEGAGTFFDMVAIPADAANPDAAYAFMNFLMKPEVMAEITNFVQFPNGNAAATPLVDEAIRTDPGIYPSKETMAKLYAFPDLPAKVQRAMTRTWTTIKSGK; encoded by the coding sequence ATGTTCAAAACCTTCGGCAAGACCCTGCTCGCCATGACGCTCGCCGGCGCTGTGGCCGGCGTGGCGCAGGCAGAAGACAAGGTGCTGCACGTCTACAACTGGTCTGACTACATCGCCCCGGACACCGTCGAGAAGTTCACCAAGGAAACCGGCATCAAGGTCGTCTACGACGTCTTCGACTCCAACGAGACCCTGGAAGCCAAGCTCCTGGCCGGCAAATCCGGTTACGACATCGTGGTGCCGTCCAACAACTTCCTGGCCAAGCAGATCAAGGCCAAGGTCTATCAGCCGCTGGACAAGTCCAAGCTGCCGAACTGGAAGAACCTGGACCCGAACCTGCTGAAGACCGTCGAGGTCTCCGACCCGGGCAACCAGTACGCCTTCCCCTACATGTGGGGCTCCATCGGCATCGGCTACAACGTCGACAAGGTCAAGGCCGTGCTCGGCGACAAGGCCCCTGTGGATTCCTGGGACCTGCTGTTCAAGCCCGAGAACATCGAGAAGCTGAAGTCCTGCGGCGTCTCCTTCCTCGACTCGCCCACCGAGATCCTGCCGATCGCCCTGCACTACCTGGGCTACAGCCCGACCAGCCAGGACCCCAAGCAGCTCAAGGAAGCCGAGGCGCTGTTCCTCAAGATCCGTCCGCACGTGACCTACTTCCACTCCTCCAAGTACATCTCCGACCTGGCCAACGGCAACCTGTGCGTGGCCGTGGGCTACTCGGGTGACGTGTACCAGGCCAAGTCCCGTGCCGACGAGGCCAAGGCTGGCGTGAAGGTCGCCTACAACATTCCGAAGGAAGGTGCCGGCACCTTCTTCGACATGGTCGCGATCCCCGCCGACGCCGCCAACCCGGACGCCGCCTACGCCTTCATGAACTTCCTGATGAAGCCGGAGGTGATGGCCGAGATCACCAACTTCGTGCAGTTCCCGAACGGTAACGCCGCCGCCACCCCGCTGGTGGACGAGGCGATCCGCACCGACCCGGGCATCTACCCGAGCAAGGAAACCATGGCCAAGCTCTACGCCTTCCCGGACCTGCCGGCCAAGGTGCAGCGCGCGATGACCCGTACCTGGACCACCATCAAGTCGGGCAAGTAA
- a CDS encoding polyamine ABC transporter substrate-binding protein has translation MRNRPWLYGLLASFLAVSMTQAEERVVHVYNWSDYIAPDTLENFQKETGIKVVYDVFDSNETLDGKLATGQSGYDVVVPTNHFLAKQIKAGTYQKLDKSKLPNLSHLDPAVLKNLAGGDPGNEYSVPYMWGTNGIGLNATKVRAILGADAKLDSWSLLFDPAVVRQLTQCGVALIDSGDEVMPQMINYLGGSPHTHERADYDKATAQLLKVRPYITYFHSSKSIGDLANGDICIAFGYSGDMLQAASRAKEAGRTDDIIYVIPKEGTAMWADMLAIPRDAKHVDEAHAFINYLMRPDVIAKISDYVSYANANKDATALVDAGVRDNPGVYPSPEVMAKLYVARERPRDVQRWLTRDWTRIKSGR, from the coding sequence ATGCGCAATCGCCCCTGGCTGTACGGGTTGCTGGCCAGCTTCCTCGCCGTGTCCATGACACAGGCCGAGGAGCGTGTCGTGCATGTGTACAACTGGTCCGATTACATCGCCCCGGACACCCTGGAGAACTTCCAGAAGGAAACCGGGATCAAGGTGGTCTACGACGTCTTCGACTCCAACGAAACCCTCGACGGCAAGCTCGCCACCGGGCAATCCGGCTACGACGTGGTGGTCCCCACCAACCACTTCCTGGCCAAGCAGATCAAGGCCGGCACCTACCAGAAGCTGGACAAGTCCAAGCTGCCGAACCTCTCCCACCTGGACCCTGCCGTGCTGAAGAACCTCGCCGGCGGCGATCCGGGCAACGAATACTCCGTGCCCTACATGTGGGGCACCAACGGCATCGGCCTCAACGCCACCAAGGTGCGCGCCATCCTCGGCGCCGATGCCAAGCTCGATTCCTGGTCGCTGCTGTTCGATCCCGCCGTGGTCAGGCAGCTCACCCAGTGCGGCGTGGCCCTGATCGATTCCGGCGACGAAGTCATGCCGCAGATGATCAACTACCTCGGTGGCTCGCCCCATACCCACGAGCGCGCCGACTACGACAAGGCCACCGCCCAGCTGCTCAAGGTGCGCCCGTACATCACCTACTTCCACTCCTCCAAGTCCATCGGCGACCTCGCCAACGGCGACATCTGCATCGCCTTCGGCTATTCCGGCGACATGCTCCAGGCCGCCAGCCGCGCCAAGGAAGCCGGGCGCACGGACGACATCATCTACGTGATCCCCAAGGAAGGCACCGCCATGTGGGCGGACATGCTCGCCATCCCCCGCGACGCCAAGCACGTCGACGAGGCGCATGCCTTCATCAACTACCTGATGCGGCCGGATGTAATCGCCAAGATCAGCGACTACGTTTCCTACGCCAACGCCAACAAGGATGCGACCGCGCTGGTGGATGCCGGCGTGCGCGATAACCCCGGCGTCTACCCCTCGCCGGAAGTGATGGCCAAGCTCTACGTGGCCCGGGAGCGCCCGCGCGATGTCCAGCGCTGGCTGACCCGTGACTGGACCCGGATAAAAAGCGGTCGTTGA